One Benincasa hispida cultivar B227 chromosome 5, ASM972705v1, whole genome shotgun sequence genomic window carries:
- the LOC120077136 gene encoding protein translation factor SUI1 homolog, with product MSEFNVQIPSAFDPFADANAEDSGAGAKEYVHVRIQQRNGRKSLTTVQGLKKEFSYNKILKDLKKEFCCNGTVVQDPELGQVIQLQGDQRKNVSTFLVQAGIVKKENIKIHGF from the exons ATGTCTGAATTCAACGTGCAGATTCCATCTGCTTTTG ATCCATTTGCTGATGCAAATGCTGAGGACTCAGGAGCTGGGGCAAAAGAGTACGTTCATGTGCGCATACAGCAACGTAACGGGAGAAAAAGCCTGACAACTGTTCAAGGATTGAAGAAGGAGTTTAGTTATAACAAGATACTCAAGGATCTGAAGAAGGAATTCTGCTGTAATGGCACAGTTGTGCAAGATCCCGAGTTAGGCCAG GTTATACAACTTCAGGGAGACCAAAGAAAGAATGTGTCTACCTTCCTTGTGCAG GCTGGCATTGTGAAAAAGGAGAACATTAAGATTCACGGTTTCTGA